A genomic region of Anaerolineales bacterium contains the following coding sequences:
- a CDS encoding AzlC family ABC transporter permease codes for MQPSEATPTTRRAAFWAGAKDTFPLLVGALPFGLIYGALGVASGLSAWATAAMSLMVFAGSAQFIAVSLVAAHTPVIVIALTTLVVNARHALYAATLAPQLKGLSSRWLTPLGFWLTDESFVVAVKGFAERPQLEDRKWYLLGSELAMYLNWFAATWLGIRAGQAIEDPASWGMDFALVVTFIGMLVPMLKGKPELLAVLVAGTTAVLANGLPHRAGLLLAAVLGILTGLLAEQHWPRPTEPVHE; via the coding sequence ATGCAGCCATCTGAGGCCACACCCACCACCCGCCGCGCCGCCTTTTGGGCCGGCGCCAAAGACACCTTTCCGCTGCTGGTCGGCGCCCTGCCCTTTGGCCTGATCTACGGCGCGCTGGGGGTGGCCAGCGGGCTGAGCGCCTGGGCCACCGCGGCGATGTCGCTGATGGTCTTCGCCGGCTCGGCTCAATTTATCGCGGTGAGCCTGGTAGCCGCGCACACCCCGGTGATCGTGATCGCCCTGACCACCCTGGTGGTCAATGCACGCCACGCGCTGTACGCTGCCACCCTGGCGCCACAGCTCAAAGGGCTGAGCAGCCGCTGGCTGACCCCGCTAGGCTTCTGGCTTACCGATGAATCCTTCGTGGTGGCGGTAAAAGGGTTTGCCGAACGCCCACAACTAGAAGACCGCAAGTGGTATCTGCTGGGCAGTGAGCTGGCCATGTACTTGAATTGGTTTGCCGCCACCTGGCTGGGCATCCGCGCTGGCCAGGCGATTGAAGACCCGGCCAGTTGGGGTATGGATTTTGCCCTGGTGGTGACCTTCATCGGCATGTTGGTGCCGATGCTCAAGGGCAAGCCGGAGTTGCTGGCTGTGCTGGTGGCCGGCACCACTGCGGTGCTAGCCAACGGGCTGCCCCACCGCGCCGGGTTGCTGTTGGCGGCGGTGCTGGGTATCCTTACCGGCTTGCTGGCCGAGCAGCACTGGCCGCGCCCCACGGAGCCGGTGCATGAATGA
- a CDS encoding LysM peptidoglycan-binding domain-containing protein, protein MPTLLRCLAALSLLLISAAPGAQQAPAPLAQSSPGEVVALINAYRAEYGLPAYSEHGLLSQLAQGQADYLASTSGATGGDIHTGPGGTRPRDRAIAAGYGGGATIFVSEIAKYGMGETAQSAIGWWKGSQVHNDTMLASTYVEIGCGVANDGTTRYYFVCVTGYSVGGSSAGTGSTPASGQTSQQPAAQVIIPVTKAEPQPDGSIRHIVRTGQTLWTLAAVYEVPLQQILDLNGFAEWAVVHPGDEVIVAPPGSAATSAPTQDTNSTPTASSTPAATRTPAQSPSAAADVDATVQAALAEAQQVVAQQNAQNQSNSSLQLVVGIALICILTVIVASFFIQRPPQDKGHDENDPFAPLS, encoded by the coding sequence ATGCCCACCCTGCTTCGCTGCCTGGCAGCCCTCTCCTTGCTACTGATCAGTGCCGCCCCCGGGGCCCAACAGGCACCCGCACCCCTGGCCCAAAGCTCCCCCGGGGAAGTGGTGGCCTTGATCAATGCCTACCGTGCCGAATACGGCCTGCCGGCCTATAGTGAGCACGGATTGCTCTCCCAATTGGCTCAGGGCCAGGCCGATTACCTGGCCTCAACCAGTGGCGCCACCGGCGGCGATATCCACACCGGGCCGGGCGGCACACGGCCACGCGATCGTGCCATCGCAGCCGGGTATGGCGGCGGGGCCACCATCTTCGTCTCAGAGATTGCCAAATACGGCATGGGCGAAACGGCCCAAAGTGCCATCGGCTGGTGGAAGGGTTCGCAGGTGCACAATGACACCATGCTGGCCTCGACCTATGTCGAGATCGGCTGTGGCGTGGCCAACGATGGCACCACGCGCTATTACTTTGTATGCGTCACTGGCTATAGCGTGGGCGGCAGCAGTGCGGGCACCGGCAGCACGCCAGCCAGCGGGCAAACCAGCCAACAGCCCGCCGCGCAAGTAATAATCCCGGTGACCAAGGCCGAGCCGCAACCCGACGGCTCGATCCGCCACATTGTGCGCACGGGGCAAACGCTATGGACGCTGGCGGCGGTGTATGAAGTACCGCTGCAGCAGATCCTCGATTTGAACGGCTTCGCCGAATGGGCGGTGGTGCACCCAGGCGATGAAGTCATCGTGGCGCCGCCAGGCAGCGCGGCCACTTCGGCCCCCACGCAAGATACCAATAGCACGCCCACGGCCAGCAGCACGCCAGCCGCCACGCGCACGCCGGCGCAAAGCCCCAGCGCGGCCGCCGATGTAGATGCCACGGTGCAAGCCGCGCTGGCCGAAGCGCAGCAGGTGGTGGCGCAGCAAAACGCGCAAAACCAAAGCAACAGCAGCTTGCAACTGGTGGTGGGCATCGCGCTGATCTGCATTTTGACAGTCATCGTGGCCAGCTTCTTTATCCAGCGCCCCCCACAAGACAAAGGCCACGACGAGAACGATCCTTTCGCGCCGCTCAGTTAA
- a CDS encoding AzlD domain-containing protein, giving the protein MNELWLLLGMAAATMATRIPVLIALSRRNLPPNVARALRYVPPTVLAAIIVPIAVLREGRLALAADNATLAASLIAVVISWRTKNLLVTILLGMAAFLLWRAFI; this is encoded by the coding sequence ATGAATGAGCTGTGGTTGCTACTGGGCATGGCCGCCGCCACGATGGCCACGCGCATTCCGGTGCTGATCGCGCTCAGCCGCCGCAACCTGCCGCCCAACGTGGCCCGCGCCTTGCGCTATGTGCCACCCACCGTGCTGGCGGCGATCATCGTTCCGATCGCGGTGCTGCGCGAGGGGCGCCTGGCGCTGGCAGCGGATAATGCCACCCTGGCCGCCAGCCTGATCGCCGTCGTGATCTCATGGCGCACCAAGAATTTGCTGGTTACTATTCTGCTAGGCATGGCCGCCTTTTTGTTGTGGCGCGCATTCATCTAG
- a CDS encoding DUF1003 domain-containing protein gives MSEQPKPEDLQHIKRRLSQLGKSEQYVLEQAARRLHVSRNINRDLQTQVTLGQRVADKIAAFGGSWPFVIGFFVLLVLWIALNGFVLAQRGSAFDPYPFILLNLFLSSLAAFQAPIILMSQNRQAARDRFTAEHDYQVNLKAELEILELHEKIDQLRSEQWQALIQFQEEQLALLRQLAQQHSAS, from the coding sequence ATGTCAGAGCAACCCAAGCCCGAGGATCTGCAGCACATCAAGCGACGTTTGAGCCAACTGGGCAAGAGCGAGCAATATGTGCTGGAACAAGCCGCCCGGCGTTTGCACGTGAGCCGTAACATCAATCGTGACCTGCAAACCCAGGTGACGCTGGGCCAGCGCGTGGCCGATAAAATTGCCGCGTTTGGCGGTTCGTGGCCGTTCGTGATCGGCTTCTTCGTTCTGCTGGTGCTATGGATCGCGCTGAATGGCTTCGTGCTGGCCCAGCGCGGCAGCGCCTTCGATCCTTACCCGTTTATTCTGCTCAACCTGTTCCTCTCGTCCCTGGCTGCCTTTCAAGCTCCGATCATTCTGATGTCGCAGAACCGCCAGGCGGCGCGTGATCGCTTCACCGCCGAGCATGACTACCAGGTGAATCTGAAAGCCGAGCTGGAGATCCTTGAGCTGCACGAAAAGATCGATCAGCTGCGCAGCGAACAATGGCAGGCGCTAATCCAGTTTCAGGAAGAGCAGCTAGCGCTGCTACGCCAACTGGCGCAACAGCACTCGGCCAGCTAG